A region from the Hippopotamus amphibius kiboko isolate mHipAmp2 chromosome 15, mHipAmp2.hap2, whole genome shotgun sequence genome encodes:
- the LOC130837368 gene encoding olfactory receptor 7A17-like, whose product MEPENDTQISEFLLMGLSKEPELQPLIFGLFLSMYLITVFGNLLIILAVSLDSYLHTPMYFFLSNLSFVDICFTSTTIPNMLMNIQMENKVITYKACITQIFFLLLFVALENLLLAVMSYDRFVAICHPLHYTVIMNPRLSGQLVLVSWIMSALNSLIQSLMVLRLSFCGKVIIPHFSCEINQVIRLACSDTFLNDMVMYFVAGILGGGPLAGILYSYSKIISSIRRISSAQGKYKAFSTCASHLSVVSLFYCTILGVYLSSSGTYSSRASVIASVMYTVVTPMLNPFIYTLRNKDIKRALKRIIGMAVI is encoded by the coding sequence ATGGAACCAGAGAATGATACacaaatttcagaatttcttcttaTGGGATTATCAAAAGAGCCAGAACTGCAGCCCCTCATATTTGggcttttcctctccatgtacctgatcactgtgtttggaaacctgctcatcatcctggcagTCAGCCTAGACTCCTatctccacacccccatgtacttcttcctctccaacctgtcctttgtagacatctgtttcactTCCACCACCATCCCAAACATGCTGATGAACATACAGATGGAAAACAAAGTTATAACTTATAAAGCCTGCATCACGCAGATattctttctcttactctttgttgcactgGAAAACTTACTCCTGGCAGTGATGTCTTATGACCGCTtcgtggccatctgccaccccctgcactacacagTCATCATGAACCCCCGGCTCTCTGGACAGCTGGTGCTGGTGTCCTGGATCATGAGTGCCTTGAATTCCTTAATCCAAAGCTTGATGGTGTTGCGGCTGTCCTTCTGTGGAAAGGTGATAATCCCCCACTTTTCCTGTGAAATTAATCAGGTGATTCGACTTGCCTGCTCTGACACATTTCTTAATGACATGGTAATGTATTTTGTAGCTGGTATTTTGGGTGGTGGTCCCCTTGCTGGGATTCTTTACTCATACTCCAAGATAATTTCCTCCATTCGAAGAATCTCATCAGCTCAggggaagtataaagcattttctacctgtgcatctcacctctcagttgtgtccttattttattgtacaatCTTAGGAGTGTACCTTAGCTCTTCAGGTACCTACAGCTCACGTGCAAGTGTAATTGCCTCAGtaatgtacactgtggtcacacccatgctgaatCCCTTCATCTACACTCTGaggaacaaagacataaaaaggGCTCTGAAAAGAATCATTGGGATGGCAGTTATATAA
- the LOC130836300 gene encoding olfactory receptor 7A17-like: MELKNDTRISDFLLLDLSKEPELQPLIYVLFLSMYLITMFGNLLIILATTSDSHLHTPMYFFLSNLSFVDICFTSTTIPKMLWNIHTQSKDITYEGCIIQMYFFILFAGLDIFLLTVMAYDWFVAICHPLHYTVNMNPRLCGLLVLVSWMMSALNSLTQSLMVLQLSFCTDLEIPHFFCEINRVVQLACSDTFLNDVLMYFAAGMFGCVSFTGILYSYSKIVSSIREISSAQGKYRTFSTCASRLSVVSLFYCTSLGVYLSSAATRSPHSSTISLVMYTVVTPMLNPFIYSLRNKDIHKALKRIIATAAIRGPTILGLKKYL; the protein is encoded by the coding sequence ATGGAACTAAAGAATGATACACgaatttcagattttcttcttctGGATTTATCCAAGGAACCAGAATTGCAGCCTCTCATCTATGTACTTTTCCTATCCATGTATCTAATCACCATGTTTGGAAACCTGCTTATCATTCTGGCCACCACCtctgactcccacctccacacacccatgtatttcttcctgtCTAACTTGTCCTTTGTAGACATTtgtttcacctccaccaccatcccaaagatgctgtggaACATCCACACCCAGAGCAAAGATATAACCTATGAAGGCTGCATCATCCAGATGTATTTTTTCATACTCTTTGCAGGATTGGACATCTTCCTtctgactgtgatggcctatgactggtttgtggccatctgccaTCCCCTGCACTATACAGTTAACATGAACCCCCGGCTCTGTGGACTGCTGGTTCTGGTGTCCTGGATGATGAGTGCCTTGAATTCCTTGACCCAAAGCTTAATGGTGTTGCAGCTGTCCTTCTGTACAGACTTGgaaatcccccactttttctgtgaaatcaACCGTGTGGTCCAACTTGCCTGTTCAGACACCTTTCTTAATGATGTGTTGATGTATTTTGCAGCTGGGATGTTTGGCTGTGTTTCCTTCACTGGGATTCTTTACTCATATTCTAAGATAGTTTCCTCCATAAGAGAAATCTCATCAGCTCAAGGGAAGTATAGAacattttccacctgtgcatctcGCCTCTCAGTggtctccttattttattgtacaaGCCTAGGAGTGTACCTTAGCTCTGCTGCTACACGCAGCCCACACTCAAGTACAATCTCCTtggtgatgtacactgtggtcacacccatgctgaaccccttcatctacagtctaaGAAACAAAGACATACATAAGGCTCTGAAAAGAATTATTGCAACGGCAGCTATAAGAGGGCCAACTATTCTGGGGCTGAAGAAGTACCTGTGA